The genome window CGAAGTCCGGGTGGTCCTCGGCCCAGGCCCCGACGACGAAAAAGGTCGCCCGAACCTGGCGCCGATCGAGGGCCCTGAGGATGTCGGTCAGGGGTTCCTCGCCCCAGGCCACGGTGAAGGTCAGGGCCACCTCGTGCCTGGCCGGGTGACCATGACGGACGGGCAGGTCGGCCAACTGGTCCAGGCGGACCGCCGGCGGCACGGGCGAGCCGACCAAGTCGACCGCCTGACGGGCGGGGGACGTCATGACGGCCTTCTCTGTGGCGGTCAGGTCGGCGGTCCAGCCGGGCAGGCCGGGAACGGCCGATTGGTCGCGCGAGTCCAGCGAGGCGTTGACCGGCTTGACTTCGCGCTCCTTGGCCAGAGCCAGGGCCACCTGGTGGAGGGCTGCCCGGTCGAGACCTCCGACCTCCTGCCCTTCGAGGGTCACTCCCGGCCGCACCGGCGGGCCGGCCCGGCGGGTCGCCGTCCCGCACGACGTCAGACTCAGAGCGAAAGCCAGCCCCAAGGCGGAGATTCCCATCCAAGGCCAGAAGCTGACCCCATGGTTCTTCATCGTCGTCACCGTCCTCT of Bacillota bacterium contains these proteins:
- a CDS encoding polysaccharide deacetylase family protein, which produces MKGSPGAVPQKRTVTTMKNHGVSFWPWMGISALGLAFALSLTSCGTATRRAGPPVRPGVTLEGQEVGGLDRAALHQVALALAKEREVKPVNASLDSRDQSAVPGLPGWTADLTATEKAVMTSPARQAVDLVGSPVPPAVRLDQLADLPVRHGHPARHEVALTFTVAWGEEPLTDILRALDRRQVRATFFVVGAWAEDHPDFVQAMLRGGHEVAGHGYAHRHVASLPADQLRSEIVRGNEMVSALTGQKPGIFSPPYGEFNQRTLLAASQLGLRTILWSADTVDWKRPGPSVIASRVEKKVKNGGIVLMHPVDQTAQALPDILDFLTGQGYRLVTVSELIDEGRPLAPGERPSSGGIFRRGPR